The DNA region CTCTGGAGGCTGTAAAAGCAGCAGGTTTTTCCAAGCTGCATGTTTTCAAGTATTCAAAACGGGCAAAAACATTAGCTGCTTCCATGCCGGACCAGATCCTGCCACCGGAAAAGAAGCTGAGAAGCAGGCAGGGTATTGAGCTGGGAAAAGAAATGCGTAACCGGTTTATTAAAAAAAATTTAGGCCAGAGCCTGCAGGTGGTCTTAGAGATATGCCAGGAAGAATACTGCAAAGGAATGTCAGAAAACTATATTAATGTATTTTTTAAACCGAAGCCCGGTCTGGCCAGGGGTAAAATCTACCGGGTTCTAGCCCAAGAGGTGCATAGAAACGGTATATGGGGTAAAATAGAGACCAGACCGTAAACCTGGTGTAGCTTGTAATAAAACTGTAATAGTGTATAATTCATCATTTGAAAAAAAATAGGAATAGCAGGGGGACAACATGGATTGTCTTTTTTGTAAGATAGCTAATAAAGAAATAGATAGCGATATAGTCTTAGAAACTGAAAATGTAATAGTATTTAATGATATAAACCCGCAGGCGCCTGTGCACCTGCTGGCAATACCCAAACAGCATGTAAGCTCAGTGATGGAAACAGGAAAGCTTCCTCAGGGCGCAATAAGGGAAATAATGGAGGTAATTGCCAGGGTGGCCCGAGACCTGGATCTGGAACATGAAGGGTTCAGAGTGGTTACCAATGTAGGCAGGGGGGCAGGCCAGAGCGTAGACCATTTACATTTTCACATCCTGGGCAAAAGAAAATTCAGCTGGCCTCCTGGTTAAAGAATAGGTGCTATAATAGATAGTAAAATAAAGGGGAGGGATTTTTTTGTCTCCAGTTACACAGAAAATTCATCTGGATTTTAATAAAAACCACTCAATAGCGGAACTGCTGGGCCACAAGGATAAGGTCATAAGGCAAATTGAGGAAGAATATAATGTAGATATTTTTGTCCTGGGAAACGATGTAGAGATATCAGGCAAAAAAAATAATGTGGAAAAGGTTTCCAGGCTGCTGTCTGATCTGGTCTTACAGATAAATCTGGGCCAGAGTATTAACCAACAAAAATTAGATGATTCTATAAATCTGTCCGGGGCCAAACAGGGCCTGAAGTCTGAAGATATCTTTGCCAGCCAGATAGTTATAAACGGTGGTAAAAAGATAAAACCAAGGACCAAGGGCCAGCTCAGCTATGTGCAGGCTATAAAGAACAATACCATTGTTTTTGGGGTTGGTCCTGCAGGTACCGGAAAGACCTATCTGGCACTGGCCATGGCAGTTAATGCTCTATGCCAGAACGAGATAGGGAGAATAATACTGGTAAAACCGGTAGTTGAGGCAGGGGAGAAGCTGGGATATCTGCCCGGTGATATTTATGACAAGGTAAGTCCTTATCTAAAGCCTCTCTATGATGCTCTTTACGAGATGCTGGATGTAGAGATGTTCCAGCAATATATGGATATGGGTATTATTGAAGTAGTTCCCCTGGCCTACATGAGGGGAAGAACCCTAAATGATTCCTTTATAATATTGGATGAAGCCCAGAACGCTTCCCCGGAACAGATGAAAATGTTTTTAACCAGGCTGGGGTTCGGGTCACAAGTGGTAATAACCGGGGATATAACCCAGATTGATCTCCCCCGGGAAAAAGAATCAGGTTTAGTGCTGGTAAGAGATATATTACAGGAAGTTGAGGGTATAGAATTTGTGTATCTTACCTCTAAAGATGTTATAAGGCATAAGCTGGTACAAAAGATTGTTGATGCCTATAAGTCTTATGAGGATACCAAGCAAGCACAGGAAGAGATTAAAAAGACGGATGATAGCCAAGAAAAATAAATTAAAAAATCAAACCAAGGAACTCATAAGGGCTGAAAATGGCAATGGGGTTAAAAGAAAATGGTTTTTGAGCCCTTTTGCCAAGAGGATATATATATTTGTCCTTACGCTGGCTGCTATTGTAGCCATGCTCTCTTATAATTTTACCCCGGATATTGAGGTTGAACTTGGAAGGCCTGCTCCCCGTACCATAAAAGCCAACAAGAGCATAGAGTTTGAGGATGTGGAGCAGACTGAAGAAAACCGGATGCGTAACGAGGCAGCCACCGAGGATGTTTATATTTATGATGCCAATGCCCTGAATGGTGAAAACGGAACTCTGTATCAGATCAGATACTTTTTTAATCTTGTGGGTATTGTACAGAAGGATGGGGAGAAAACCTTTGAAGAAAAGGTTGATTACCTTACCAACCTGCTGGGAAATAACTATCCGGAGCCAACCATAACTGCTGCCCTTAATATGGACATAGAGGAAAGGGAGCTGTTAAACCAGGAAGCACAGGATATTGTAAAAGTGGTTATGGGACAGGCAATAAAACCCAACCAGATTGATGCAGCCAAGCAGCAAGCTGCGGAACTGGTAAGGGATGTTGAACAGATACCTTCTGAATACAAGGCATTGGTTACCAATTTATTGCAACAGACTATACAGCCGACAGCAATATTTGATCCGGAAGCAACCCAGGCTGCCAGAGAGGAAGCCAGGCTCAATACTCCTCCTACCATGATAAGCATACTTGAGGGCCAGACTATTGTGTTTGAGGGAGAGATAGTAAACAATGATGATATTGCCATACTGCAGAGACTGGGTCTTCTGGAAAGAGAATTTAACTGGAACAGGTTTTTTTATACATTGTTTATTTCTTTTACTGTTTTGTTTTTATTCGGTTTCTATATCCGGCATTTCAATAGAAAGGTATACCAGAATATTAAAAAACTGGTGTTGATTTCACTTATATTGATATTATTTACTGGTGCCATAAAAGTGCTCACTGTTCTGGCCTCCATACATTTGCCTTTGTGGAATTACCTTTTCCCGGTTATTGCTGCTTCCATGCTGTGCACTATTATATTTGATTCACGTATGGCTATAATGCTGACTGTATCCATGGGGGTCTTTCTGGGAATAGCTACCGATTTTGATTTCAACCTGACTATAGCCTATATAATGGGAGCAATATTTTCCACTTACCTGGTATCGAATATTTCCCAGCGTTCTACGGTTATGCGGGCGGGCTTTATCAGCTCTCTGGTATTGGGGTTTTTGTTTCTGGCTACCAACCTTATAGGGGGAGAAGTACAAAGCATTGCCCTGTATACTATGCTGGGCATATTAAACGGAATTATATGTGCCATACTGGCTATAGGGCTGCTGCCTTTTATTGAATCCAGCTTTAATATAGTTACTGCCATGGGACTGCTGGAACTGTCACATACTGACCAGCCTCTTTTAAAAGAATTGCTGATTACTGCCCCCGGTACTTACAATCACAGTCTGCTGGTAGGGCATCTGGCCGAAAACGCAGCTAAAGCCATAGGTGCCGATGCTTTACTGGTTAAGGTAGCTGCCCTTTACCATGATCTGGGTAAGATGAGGCGGCCGGAATATTTTTATGAGAACCAGGCCGAGATTGAGAATATCCATGACCGGCTTAATCCATCCATGAGCAGGAACATTATTGCCAACCATATAAAGGATGGCATCGAGGTTGCTATTAAGAATAAGATACCCAAAAAAGTGATCCAGATAATATCGCAGCATCACGGCAACTCTTTAATAACTTATTTTTATGAGAAACAAAAGGGCATGGAAGCGGTAAAATCAAATAATGATTCTTCCAGCAGCCTGAAGGGACATTTCAGGTATCCTTCTAAAAAACCGCAGACCAGGGAAGCAGCTATACTTATGCTGGCAGATTCTACAGAAGCAGCGGTTAGATCTATTGATAAGATGACTCCAAAAAAGATTGAACAGATGGTTAATGACATAGTGGAAGATAAGATAGCAGACGGGCAGTTTTCTGAAGCCAACATAACCTTAAAAGAAATAGAAGTGGTTAAAAACAGCCTGGTAGACGGGCTTATATCCATTCATCATTCCCGAATAACCTATCCCGAACCTGCCAAAGAAAGTGTAGAAGCAAAAAAATGAAGGTAAACTTAATAAACCGCCAGGATGACATAATCCTGAATCTGGACTTTATACAGAAGGTTTCTAACTATATTTCGGATAAGTTTGATGAGGATAGCAGGTGTGAAGCTAATCTGATACTAGTCTCCAGTTCCGATATAAGGCAGATAAATAATCAGTACCGGCAGGTTGATGCTGCCACTGATGTTATTTCTTTTTCCTATCTTTTTGAAAAAGACAGGGAGGATATAAAAAAAGATATAGAGAGCGGTAAACAGAAACATGGTTTTTACACTATAGGGGAGATTATCATTTGCCCTATGGCAGCAGAAGATAATGCCCTGGAACAAGGCAAAGATTGGAATTTAGACTTAGAGATTTGCCTGCTGATAATACACGGGTTCCTTCATATATATGGTTACGATCATGAAGTTGAAGAAGATAGAGCGGTTATGTTCAAGAAACAGGATTCAATACTGGAGGACGTAATCAGGACTTTTAATCTGCAGCCTTAAATCTAGGCCATAGATTGAGTTTGACAAATATTGTAAAATTTATAATAAGTATATTTTTTTGCTAAAAAAGGGATATGGAACAATTTAAATCAGGATTTGTGGGATTAATAGGAAGAACAAATGTGGGAAAATCCACTTTTATCAATCAGGTACTGGGCCAAAAAGTGGCTATAAGTACTAATAAGTCCCAGACCACCAGGGAAAGAATTAACTGTATTTACAACAGCAGCAATTCACAGATTGTATTTGTGGACTGCCCCGGATATTTTAAGCCCCATAATTTATTTGGACAGAGGCTTAACAAAGTGGTCAACCGTGTAGTTGAAGATTCGGACCTGTTGCTGGTAATGGTAGATGTTGCCGCAGGTATTGGGGGAGGCGACTTCTATGTAATGGAGGGTCTTGCCAAAAATCCCAAACCAAAGATTCTGCTGTTAAACAAAACGGATATAACCGGAAAAGATCAGCTGGATTATGAGCAGGGAAAAATAGAGGAATACGGTTTTTTTGAACAGGTAATACCGGTATCGGCCAGGACTGGCTACAATATCGACAGGACCCTGGCAGCAGTGGAAAAACATCTTCCTTCAGGTCCCAAATATTTTACTGAAGACATGGTTACCGATCAGCCTCAAGAAAAAATGATTGCAGATATTATCAGGGAAAAATTGGCCTTAAGTTTACTGCAGGAGCTTCCCCACAGTATAAGCGTGATGGTAAATTCGATAGAAGATGCTAAAACTAAATCGGGTGAAAAACTGGTAAATATATATGCGGATATTTTTACGGAGAAAAAATCACAGAAAGCAATTGTCATTGGAAAATCAGGAAGCAAGCTAAAAAAAGCAGGAGAGCAGGCCAGAAGAGAACTAGAAAATATTATGGGCTGTAAGGTTTTTTTACAGCTGTGGGTAAAAGTGGAGCCTAACTGGACTAAAAATGAAAAGATTTTAAATAAACTTGGTTATTATTAATAATTTAAATACAGGGTTGGGTGATTAAAACGTTAACCAAAGAACAACTTGCAAAAACTATCGATCAAACATTGCTGAGGCCAATAACTACTATCAAGAATATTGAACAGCTTTGCAGAGAGGCCAAGAAGCAGCACTTTGCAGCGGTAACTATCAGCCCTTCTTTTATAGTAACTGCCAAAAACCTTCTTTCGGGCACAGACGTAAAGGTATGCTCGGTAGTAGGTTTTCCCATGGGGGCCAATACTATTGAAAGCAAGGTTTTTGAAGGAAGGGACAATGTGAGGAAGGGTGCAGACGAGCTGGATGTAGT from Actinomycetes bacterium includes:
- a CDS encoding tRNA (N(6)-L-threonylcarbamoyladenosine(37)-C(2))-methylthiotransferase MtaB, whose amino-acid sequence is LEAVKAAGFSKLHVFKYSKRAKTLAASMPDQILPPEKKLRSRQGIELGKEMRNRFIKKNLGQSLQVVLEICQEEYCKGMSENYINVFFKPKPGLARGKIYRVLAQEVHRNGIWGKIETRP
- a CDS encoding histidine triad nucleotide-binding protein, producing MDCLFCKIANKEIDSDIVLETENVIVFNDINPQAPVHLLAIPKQHVSSVMETGKLPQGAIREIMEVIARVARDLDLEHEGFRVVTNVGRGAGQSVDHLHFHILGKRKFSWPPG
- a CDS encoding PhoH family protein — protein: MHLDFNKNHSIAELLGHKDKVIRQIEEEYNVDIFVLGNDVEISGKKNNVEKVSRLLSDLVLQINLGQSINQQKLDDSINLSGAKQGLKSEDIFASQIVINGGKKIKPRTKGQLSYVQAIKNNTIVFGVGPAGTGKTYLALAMAVNALCQNEIGRIILVKPVVEAGEKLGYLPGDIYDKVSPYLKPLYDALYEMLDVEMFQQYMDMGIIEVVPLAYMRGRTLNDSFIILDEAQNASPEQMKMFLTRLGFGSQVVITGDITQIDLPREKESGLVLVRDILQEVEGIEFVYLTSKDVIRHKLVQKIVDAYKSYEDTKQAQEEIKKTDDSQEK
- a CDS encoding HDIG domain-containing protein yields the protein MRIPSKHRKRLKRRMIAKKNKLKNQTKELIRAENGNGVKRKWFLSPFAKRIYIFVLTLAAIVAMLSYNFTPDIEVELGRPAPRTIKANKSIEFEDVEQTEENRMRNEAATEDVYIYDANALNGENGTLYQIRYFFNLVGIVQKDGEKTFEEKVDYLTNLLGNNYPEPTITAALNMDIEERELLNQEAQDIVKVVMGQAIKPNQIDAAKQQAAELVRDVEQIPSEYKALVTNLLQQTIQPTAIFDPEATQAAREEARLNTPPTMISILEGQTIVFEGEIVNNDDIAILQRLGLLEREFNWNRFFYTLFISFTVLFLFGFYIRHFNRKVYQNIKKLVLISLILILFTGAIKVLTVLASIHLPLWNYLFPVIAASMLCTIIFDSRMAIMLTVSMGVFLGIATDFDFNLTIAYIMGAIFSTYLVSNISQRSTVMRAGFISSLVLGFLFLATNLIGGEVQSIALYTMLGILNGIICAILAIGLLPFIESSFNIVTAMGLLELSHTDQPLLKELLITAPGTYNHSLLVGHLAENAAKAIGADALLVKVAALYHDLGKMRRPEYFYENQAEIENIHDRLNPSMSRNIIANHIKDGIEVAIKNKIPKKVIQIISQHHGNSLITYFYEKQKGMEAVKSNNDSSSSLKGHFRYPSKKPQTREAAILMLADSTEAAVRSIDKMTPKKIEQMVNDIVEDKIADGQFSEANITLKEIEVVKNSLVDGLISIHHSRITYPEPAKESVEAKK
- the ybeY gene encoding rRNA maturation RNase YbeY — its product is MKVNLINRQDDIILNLDFIQKVSNYISDKFDEDSRCEANLILVSSSDIRQINNQYRQVDAATDVISFSYLFEKDREDIKKDIESGKQKHGFYTIGEIIICPMAAEDNALEQGKDWNLDLEICLLIIHGFLHIYGYDHEVEEDRAVMFKKQDSILEDVIRTFNLQP
- the era gene encoding GTPase Era; its protein translation is MEQFKSGFVGLIGRTNVGKSTFINQVLGQKVAISTNKSQTTRERINCIYNSSNSQIVFVDCPGYFKPHNLFGQRLNKVVNRVVEDSDLLLVMVDVAAGIGGGDFYVMEGLAKNPKPKILLLNKTDITGKDQLDYEQGKIEEYGFFEQVIPVSARTGYNIDRTLAAVEKHLPSGPKYFTEDMVTDQPQEKMIADIIREKLALSLLQELPHSISVMVNSIEDAKTKSGEKLVNIYADIFTEKKSQKAIVIGKSGSKLKKAGEQARRELENIMGCKVFLQLWVKVEPNWTKNEKILNKLGYY